One window of the Eucalyptus grandis isolate ANBG69807.140 chromosome 6, ASM1654582v1, whole genome shotgun sequence genome contains the following:
- the LOC104431684 gene encoding amino acid permease 3-like translates to MIAVGIIEILLSQILSSDHLGWMSGVAAGMSLCYSSIEVGLGIAKIKETGKIRGSLTGISTSTVTSTQELCGWFQALGVMAFAYGYFLVIPEILDTIRSPPSVSRTMKKASLVGIAVATLVYMLYGCIGFAVSGNTVPRDLLTEFSFNKPSSLVGIADGTLVTHLIGAFQVVGYCGSVCVCASVYEIWQGNEK, encoded by the exons ATGATTGCAGTCGGCATCATTGAGATCCTCCTCTCTCAGATACTCTCTTCAGATCATCTGGGGTGGATGTCTGGTGTTGCCGCTGGCATGTCCCTTTGCTACTCCAGCATTGAAGTTGGCCTTGGTATTGCCAAAATTAAAG AGACGGGGAAAATTAGGGGAAGTCTCACTGGAATCAGCACCAGCACCGTGACCTCAACACAGGAGCTATGCGGGTGGTTTCAGGCGCTTGGTGTCATGGCCTTTGCCTATGGATACTTCCTGGTCATCCCTGAAATTCTG GACACAATTCGGTCTCCTCCATCTGTATCAAGGACGATGAAGAAGGCGAGTCTAGTTGGCATAGCAGTTGCAACCCTTGTCTACATGTTATACGGGTGTATAGGCTTCGCTGTCTCCGGCAACACGGTGCCCAGAGACCTCCTCACCGAGTTCAGCTTCAACAAACCATCTAGTTTGGTCGGCATCGCTGACGGCACACTTGTGACCCACCTCATCGGTGCGTTCCAAGTTGTTGGATattgcggaagcgtgtgtgtgtgtgcaagtgtgtatgAAATATGGCAAGGgaatgagaaataa
- the LOC104431685 gene encoding amino acid permease 3-like, protein MDHILTQVYCQPLFTFVEEKAVKKFPNSQFITRDIEIPIFGLGRYKLNFFHLVWRTIFVIVTTIIAMLLPFFIDIIGLLGALNFWLLTVYFPVEIYIKQTNITKWSIRWVLFQILTAVCLIISVAAAAGSVAGFVHDLKSYKPFSSDF, encoded by the coding sequence ATGGATCATATTTTAACACAAGTTTATTGCCAACCCCTATTCACCTTCGTTGAGGAGAAGGCGGTCAAGAAATTTCCAAACAGCCAGTTCATAACACGGGATATTGAAATCCCGATCTTTGGGCTTGGCCGATACAAGCTCAACTTCTTCCACTTGGTCTGGAGGACAATCTTCGTGATTGTGACCACCATAATCGCCATGCTTCTCCCATTCTTCATCGACATTATCGGGCTGCTTGGAGCACTGAATTTTTGGCTCCTCACGGTCTATTTCCCGGTTGAGATTTACATTAAGCAGACGAACATAACCAAGTGGAGCATTAGATGGGTGCTCTTCCAGATTCTAACTGCGGTTTGCCTTATCATCTCTGTCGCTGCCGCCGCTGGCTCTGTTGCTGGGTTTGTTCACGACCTCAAGTCCTACAAGCCATTCAGTTCGGACTTTTAA
- the LOC104450533 gene encoding LOW QUALITY PROTEIN: amino acid permease 3 (The sequence of the model RefSeq protein was modified relative to this genomic sequence to represent the inferred CDS: substituted 1 base at 1 genomic stop codon), whose translation MAYMSFTSEFETSVFEVDLGAIPNRSIVTWATAXLGWIAGLAVMLPFALVTYYTSTLLAACYRSSDPINGRRNYTYMDAVSANLGGFKVKLCGLVQYVNLFGVAIGYTIASSISMMAISRSNCFHKNGEKSPCHVNSTPYMIAFGILEIIFSQIPDFDQLWWLSIVAAVMSFTYSTIGLGLGIARVAETGNFMGSLTGISIGTVTSTQKLWRSFQALGDIAFAYSYSLILIEIQDTIRSPPSESKTMKKASLVSIAVTTLFYMLCGCMGYAAFGDMAPGNLLTGFGFYNPYWMVDIANAAIVIHLIGTYQVYCQPLFAFVEKAAIKKFPNSQFITRDIEIPTLGLRTYKLNLFRLVWRTVFVIMTTVISMLLPFFNDIVGLLGALGFWPLTVYFPVEMYIKQKQIPKWSTKWVCLQILSMACLIITIAAAAGSVAGVVLDLKSYKPFN comes from the exons ATGGCATACATGAGTTTTACttccgagtttgaaacatcggtcttcgAAGTTGATTTGG gggcaattcccaatcgttccattgtcaCTTGGGCCACTGCGTAGCTCGGCTGGATTGCTGGTCTCGCTGTCATGCTCCCGTTCGCCTTGGTCACTTACTACACCTCCACCCTCCTTGCCGCCTGTTACCGCTCCAGTGACCCCATCAACGGCAGGCGCAACTACACCTACATGGATGCTGTCAGCGCCAATCTCG GTGGGTTCAAAGTCAAGCTCTGTGGACTGGTTCAATACGTGAACCTCTTTGGGGTTGCCATCGGTTACACCATTGCATCTTCCATTAGCATGAT GGCTATCAGTAGGTCCAATTGCTTCCACAAGAACGGTGAGAAGAGCCCGTGCCATGTCAACAGCACTCCTTACATGATTGCATTCGGCATCCTTGAGATCATCTTCTCTCAAATCCCCGATTTCGATCAGCTGTGGTGGCTGTCCATCGTTGCCGCTGTCATGTCCTTCACCTACTCCACCATTGGACTCGGCCTTGGTATTGCCAGAGTTGCAG AGACGGGGAATTTCATGGGAAGTCTCACTGGAATTAGCATCGGCACCGTGACCTCCACACAGAAACTATGGAGGAGCTTCCAGGCTCTTGGTGACATTGCCTTTGCCTATTCATACTCCCTTATCCTCATCGAAATTCAG GACACCATCCGGTCCCCGCCATCCGAATCAAAGACGATGAAGAAGGCGAGTCTAGTCAGCATAGCAGTCACGACCCTTTTTTACATGCTCTGCGGATGCATGGGCTATGCTGCCTTCGGTGACATGGCGCCTGGAAACCTCCTCACTGGGTTCGGCTTCTACAACCCATACTGGATGGTCGACATTGCCAACGCTGCAATCGTGATCCACCTCATCGGTACGTACCAAGTCTATTGCCAACCCCTATTCGCCTTCGTCGAGAAGGCCGCGATCAAGAAATTCCCCAACAGCCAGTTCATCACGAGGGATATCGAAATCCCAACCCTTGGTCTCCGTACTTACAAGCTCAACCTCTTCCGGTTGGTCTGGAGGACCGTCTTTGTGATCATGACCACCGTGATCTCCATGCTCCTTCCATTCTTCAATGACATTGTTGGGCTGCTCGGAGCGCTGGGTTTTTGGCCCCTCACGGTCTATTTCCCGGTCGAGATGTACATTAAGCAGAAGCAAATACCCAAGTGGAGCACCAAGTGGGTGTGCCTTCAGATTCTGAGCATGGCTTGCCTAATCATCAccattgctgctgctgctggttcTGTCGCCGGTGTTGTTCTCGACCTCAAGTCCTATAAGCCCTTCAACTAG